One segment of Arcanobacterium phocae DNA contains the following:
- the gatA gene encoding Asp-tRNA(Asn)/Glu-tRNA(Gln) amidotransferase subunit GatA — translation MHKKSAWELAELLRAGEITSVELTTTFLDRIAALNPKMNVYLAVDREGALAEAQAVDADRAAGKELPFFAGVPVALKDNMCQHGVPTTAASKMLEGWLPPYDATVVRLLKEARLPILGHTNMDEFAMGSSTEHSAFGPTQNPWGHDLIPGGSGGGSAAAVSGYLAPWALGSDTGGSIRQPGAMTGTVGAKPTYGAVSRYGIIAMASSLDQVGPVARDVRDAAALQEIISKHDPFDSTSLSNDFSNLVAAVDEGGELGDLSGVTFGIVKELDGEGFAPGVLDTFHDLVAKLKAAGAQFVEVSCPSFDYAMAAYYLIMPAEMSSNLARYDGVRFGNRVLPKEGPVTAETMMSATREAGFGTEVKRRIILGTYALSAGTYDAYYGSAQRVRTLVQRDLAAAYQQVDVLLTPATPTVAFKFGEKLDDPLAMYKNDMTTIPANLAGAPAMTVPVGLSEGLPVGVQIMAPTFEDARMYKVAAMVEKVADPAASHPAMDMWED, via the coding sequence ATCCAAAAATGAATGTGTATTTGGCGGTGGATCGCGAAGGCGCGCTTGCTGAAGCACAAGCAGTCGATGCGGACCGTGCAGCCGGCAAGGAATTGCCGTTCTTTGCGGGGGTCCCGGTGGCATTAAAAGACAACATGTGCCAGCACGGCGTGCCAACAACCGCGGCTTCGAAGATGCTCGAGGGCTGGTTGCCGCCATACGATGCTACTGTTGTGCGGTTGCTTAAAGAGGCACGACTACCAATTTTGGGTCACACTAATATGGACGAGTTTGCAATGGGCTCGTCCACAGAGCATTCGGCTTTCGGGCCAACGCAAAATCCGTGGGGTCATGATCTGATCCCAGGTGGTTCCGGTGGCGGCTCGGCAGCGGCTGTCTCGGGTTATTTGGCTCCGTGGGCGTTGGGGTCCGACACAGGTGGTTCTATTCGTCAGCCAGGCGCTATGACCGGTACGGTTGGTGCCAAGCCAACATACGGTGCAGTTTCGCGCTACGGAATCATTGCCATGGCGTCGTCTTTGGACCAAGTTGGTCCGGTTGCTCGTGATGTTCGAGATGCAGCAGCACTGCAGGAAATCATCAGCAAGCACGACCCGTTCGATTCGACGTCGTTATCCAACGATTTTTCCAACCTTGTTGCTGCTGTGGACGAAGGCGGAGAACTGGGTGATCTTTCCGGGGTAACTTTCGGTATTGTCAAGGAACTAGACGGAGAAGGTTTCGCTCCTGGCGTTCTCGATACTTTCCACGACCTTGTCGCGAAGCTCAAAGCAGCCGGTGCGCAGTTTGTTGAGGTTTCGTGTCCATCATTCGATTACGCGATGGCAGCGTACTATTTGATCATGCCAGCTGAAATGTCATCAAATTTGGCGCGTTACGACGGCGTTCGGTTCGGCAACCGGGTTTTGCCTAAAGAAGGTCCAGTTACTGCTGAAACGATGATGTCAGCAACACGTGAAGCCGGGTTCGGTACTGAAGTTAAGCGCCGTATCATTCTGGGAACCTATGCATTGTCAGCTGGTACTTACGATGCGTATTATGGCTCGGCGCAACGTGTTCGTACGCTGGTACAACGTGATTTGGCAGCCGCATACCAGCAGGTCGATGTTTTGCTGACGCCGGCAACACCAACTGTCGCGTTCAAGTTTGGTGAAAAGCTTGACGACCCGTTGGCTATGTATAAGAACGATATGACAACCATTCCAGCAAACTTGGCGGGTGCTCCAGCAATGACAGTGCCGGTTGGTTTGTCTGAAGGATTACCAGTTGGTGTCCAAATTATGGCACCAACATTTGAGGATGCACGCATGTACAAGGTAGCAGCGATGGTGGAGAAGGTTGCCGATCCGGCGGCCTCGCATCCGGCTATGGATATGTGGGAGGACTGA